A region from the Beduinella massiliensis genome encodes:
- a CDS encoding D-alanyl-D-alanine carboxypeptidase family protein, translating to MKRFAALMLCALVPLLSGTAMAQDAPLEENVPVELSCPSAILIEASTGQVIFEKNADEQRPVASVTKIMTILLTLEAIEQKAVSLDDQVMVSQNAAGMGGSQALLDANQPYALGELLKSTIVASANDAAVALAEHIAGAQEVFVQRMNARAKELGLENTNYVNCTGLPAEGQHTTARDVATLSRQLDRFPLYYKYSTIWMDTIAHKGGRVTELTNTNRLIRFYENCDGYKTGSTNEAKYCVSASAKRGGLRLIAVVLGAPGGQVRFDEARKMLDYGFANYQMSKVVGEGADMDMQVAVKMGLKDSVGVLAGEEISMLLRKGEEGALSIEVALPETITAPVQKGEAIGEITVRKGERVVATAPAVAAESIGMPGMLEALLRILENWRVN from the coding sequence ATGAAGCGGTTTGCCGCGCTGATGCTGTGCGCGCTGGTTCCCCTTTTATCCGGAACTGCGATGGCGCAGGATGCGCCGCTGGAAGAAAATGTACCTGTCGAACTGAGCTGTCCGTCCGCTATCCTGATCGAGGCCTCCACGGGCCAAGTGATCTTTGAAAAAAACGCGGACGAACAGCGCCCGGTCGCGAGCGTGACCAAGATCATGACGATTTTGCTCACGTTGGAGGCGATCGAGCAAAAGGCCGTGTCGCTGGACGACCAAGTGATGGTCAGCCAAAACGCCGCGGGAATGGGCGGCAGCCAGGCGCTGCTGGATGCGAACCAACCCTATGCGCTGGGCGAGCTGCTCAAGTCGACCATCGTAGCCAGCGCAAATGACGCCGCCGTGGCGCTCGCGGAGCACATCGCGGGCGCACAGGAGGTCTTCGTGCAGCGCATGAACGCGCGCGCCAAGGAGCTGGGCCTGGAAAACACGAATTACGTCAACTGCACGGGCCTTCCGGCCGAGGGGCAGCACACCACCGCGCGGGACGTCGCCACGCTCTCGCGCCAGCTGGACCGCTTCCCGCTCTACTATAAGTACAGCACGATCTGGATGGACACCATCGCCCATAAGGGTGGTCGCGTGACGGAGCTGACAAACACGAACCGTCTGATTCGTTTTTACGAGAACTGCGACGGATACAAGACGGGCTCCACCAACGAGGCGAAGTATTGTGTGTCGGCGTCGGCTAAACGCGGGGGATTGCGGCTGATCGCCGTCGTCCTTGGCGCACCGGGCGGTCAGGTGCGGTTTGACGAGGCCCGCAAGATGCTGGACTACGGCTTTGCGAACTACCAGATGTCCAAGGTGGTGGGCGAGGGAGCCGACATGGACATGCAGGTTGCCGTCAAGATGGGACTCAAGGACAGCGTAGGCGTGCTGGCAGGCGAGGAGATTTCAATGCTGCTCAGGAAGGGCGAGGAAGGCGCGCTCAGCATCGAAGTCGCCCTGCCTGAGACGATCACGGCGCCGGTACAAAAAGGCGAGGCGATTGGCGAAATCACGGTGCGCAAGGGCGAACGGGTCGTCGCAACCGCGCCTGCCGTGGCGGCGGAATCTATCGGCATGCCGGGCATGCTGGAGGCGCTGCTGCGCATCTTGGAAAACTGGCGCGTAAATTAG